The Planococcus sp. MB-3u-03 genomic interval CCATTAAACTCATCGAAGCCAAGTCTGAATTCCCTTTTTCTTGGGAACTTGGAATTACTTCTTCAACGACTACAAAAATCATTGCACCTGCTGCAAAGCTCAATGCATAAGGCAGTAAGGGTTCTATAAACACCACTGCCAGCGCACCGATGATGGCGGCGACCGGTTCAACCATCCCAGAGAATTGACCGTAAAGAAAGCTTTTTCGCCGCGAAAATCCATCGCGTCGAAGAGGCATGGAGACAGCTAGGCCTTCCGGGAAGTTCTGGATACCGATGCCGATTGCCAAAGCAATTGCACCTGCTAGAGAGGCCGACGGAAATCCAGCAGCCACAGCTCCGAATGCCACGCCGATTGCTAGCCCTTCGGGAATGTTGTGTAGTGTAATGGCGAAAACAAGCAAAGAGCTCTTCTTTCTTTTA includes:
- a CDS encoding ZIP family metal transporter, producing the protein MMELFKGLDPVVQAFIGTLFTWGMTALGAALVFTTKGVNQRFLDSMLGFAGGVMIAASYWSLLAPAIDMGEGGSLPAWMPAAIGFLLGGIFLWSVDKILPHLHPNASLEKSEGFHSAKRKKSSLLVFAITLHNIPEGLAIGVAFGAVAAGFPSASLAGAIALAIGIGIQNFPEGLAVSMPLRRDGFSRRKSFLYGQFSGMVEPVAAIIGALAVVFIEPLLPYALSFAAGAMIFVVVEEVIPSSQEKGNSDLASMSLMVGFTIMMILDVALG